Proteins encoded together in one Glandiceps talaboti chromosome 11, keGlaTala1.1, whole genome shotgun sequence window:
- the LOC144442331 gene encoding uncharacterized protein LOC144442331, with amino-acid sequence MGETIKAIVLFINVISIGVICASSKSPSTITNGKVTLEPFQSLKTSSARRSHSFWINEQLYLAVVNFDTQCDIYRFKDSKFVIAQQIKVNNANAAKFFKIADDYFLAIAKLSDAGSQYVTKSPVLKWSNATQQFENFQKFPSKGGFDWEHFTVTSSKNQNTHFLVLANSYDGVTYSVNSTIYVWDPSQKQFAHFQDITTKGAHHCAAFMWKNVTYLAIANYVSTSEVYMLNAKETAFVLHQTLPGTDYGSWAAVPVVFNNTLYLFDVIYEIDQVYQQKSPMFIWDKDSFKTSATIKTEGTTMMCPFSVEKQLYLALSNYFDGKSYNIESSVDFVEDSKSISHSFDVTTHGSYACHTFNMNGTVMVFFSNSYDDKTTELESVIYKVNTAT; translated from the coding sequence GTAAAGTTACCCTGGAACCATTCCAAAGTCTCAAGACTTCATCGGCGAGAAGATCTCACAGTTTTTGGATAAACGAGCAGCTTTACCTTGCAGTGGTCAACTTTGACACCCAGTGTGATATCTACAGATTCAAAGATTcaaagtttgttattgcacAACAAATTAAAGTAAATAATGCCAATGCTGCAAAGTTTTTCAAAATTGCTGATGACTATTTTCTCGCCATTGCCAAGCTATCAGATGCAGGCTCACAGTATGTGACAAAGTCCCCTGTTTTGAAATGGAGCAATGCAACACAACAGTTTGAGAACTTTCAGAAATTTCCATCAAAGGGTGGATTTGACTGGGAACACTTCACTGTCACGTCATCCAAAAACCAAAATACACATTTCCTTGTTCTTGCCAATTCGTATGATGGAGTTACATATTCGGTGAATAGTACCATCTATGTGTGGGATCCAAGTCAGAAACAGTTTGCTCACTTTCAAGACATTACTACTAAGGGTGCCCACCACTGTGCAGCTTTTATGTGGAAGAATGTCACATATCTTGCTATTGCTAACTATGTCAGTACATCAGAAGTATACATGTTAAATGCAAAAGAAACTGCTTTTGTTCTGCATCAGACTCTACCCGGCACAGATTATGGTTCCTGGGCAGCTGTACCTGTGGTGTTTAACAACACCCTGTATTTATTTGATGTGATCTATGAGATTGACCAAGTGTACCAGCAGAAGTCGCCAATGTTTATATGGGACAAGGACTCATTTAAGACATCAGCGACTATTAAAACAGAAGGGACGACAATGATGTGTCCGTTCTCGGTAGAAAAACAACTTTACCTGGCATTGTCTAATTACTTTGATGGTAAATCATACAACATTGAATCTTCTGTGGATTTTGTGGAGGATAGTAAATCCATAAGCCATTCATTTGATGTCACCACACATGGATCGTATGCATGCCATACGTTTAACATGAATGGAACAGTCATGGTGTTTTTCTCCAATAGCTATGATGACAAGACAACAGAACTTGAGTCTGTTATCTATAAAGTGAACACTGCAACATGa